The window GCCAGACAACTACAGTTCCCACCCAATTTCCAGGGCTGGacttttgtgatctgatttttgcATCTTCTTCTTCCATCCTTTTTAGAGAAACGGATGATATATTGAATAAAGCCTATCGAAAAGTTCTGGGTCAACTGTCTGCGAGGAAGTACCTGCATTCTCTCATGGCCAAACGCATAGGGTAAGAGTTTACTAAGAGTTAAAGGAGGCGCACGCGCGTGAGTGCACGTGCATGTCTATTTAGTGGGCTTAGTGTCTGTGCATGCGTGTTTTCGTGTACGTCTGTGCGTTGTTCCGCTAGAGGATGTGCGTCCGCGCCTCTTTAGCGCTTTTTATTATCGGGCGAATACCTAGCCATTCATTATCTGAACTGATTGTCTCCACGCCAAAGCCCTGAACAGGagttaagtgaagaaaaaaatcgAGTTATGAGGGAAGGTGAGAAATAGGGAGAACGCAAAACGATTTTaagaagggagaaataaattACTATGTTTAAAGATTTCAGGTATTACTGGAGGAATTGTAACCATTACCTCCAAACACACGGAAACACATGGATTGTCTAGCTtttgttgtaaaaataaattaaagttaaaacaACACCTTATGgggtgctttaaaaataaatagtttttactCATGccagacaagttcaaatcctggatCCTATGTGGTGTACATTTCAGCAGAAGGGAACGTTTTAATAAAGCCCAAGGGAAAACAGATTACACTTTCACAGTAAATAATTCATGAGATGAAAAATATTGTCTACAGCCTGCCGTCTGACATTATTATTGGGACTTTCAGTTTTAGAGGCGAagatctttctttgtttctctgaaagtgCTGTGTCTTTGGAACCACACCCAAAGTAGATATTTAggagcttttaaaataaatacttgttttaatGAAAACTGTTTGCGGACGATCAGTTAGCTTAAGTTTTTCAGGAATGTTAGATTTAAATCTGAATCTCTGCTCTGCTCTCTTGGAGGAAAAAAGCATACTGAGTCAGAAATCAAAGGGCTTTCCaattatttgtgtgacctttaGGAAAGCCATCTTTCCTCTTTAGATATGAGTTTATTACTGTCTCTAAGATCACTTCCACTTCTAAATCCATATGAGAAATGGTCAGAAAATACTCTCTTGATAAGAGGGGAACGTGGCAAACTCTCCCCAACTGCTTTCTATAAATATCCACTAAAAGGAGTGGCGGAGCTGGAGGGATAAGTGTGAGGGAACCCCTAATAGCTCCAGGTGTGGGGGGTGGGGCGGGTCCAAATGATTCACGTGTTGCGACAGTCTCTGTTCTCCCCAGTCCTCCAGCTGGCCGCCCACCCTTATCTTTCtccctctgcctttctttttgcCATCCTAGGATGGGTAGCGGTGTGGAGGACGATACTGAACCGCTTTCCAAGCGCCACTCCGACGGGATCTTCACGGACAGCTACAGCCGCTATCGGAAACAAATGGCTGTCAAGAAATACTTGGCAGCGGTCCTGGGGAAAAGGTATAAACAGAGAGTTAAAAACAAAGGACGCCGCATAGCGTTTTTGTAGCGATGAGTTACCTACCAGCCACCCTGTGTGTACAGTCCTCTTAacagaatgaaaaatcatttccaaaaattGACTGAACAATCATCGCGCCTGTGTTCTATCtaaacatgtatttatgtatgaaGTAAAGccattaaatgaatattttgataataatattgtttttcttttgtacaaAGCACTAGAGAACTCACAGATCTACTTTGTGGACCAATCATTTAagttatatatactattataaatatatataaatataatagagaGCAATTCATATAAAGCGTGCACAAGGAATGACAAAATTCGCCTGAGctgtttatgtttttatataaaaaaagacaatcatTGTTTTGGATATTACTCCTATTTTTGTAACTGGAATTAAAAGGATAGTATTTTTATCCACGACAGGGGTGAAGATATTAATACTGACCATTTGCTACTGTACATAAACACTGATGCCCTCTACAAGGGGATTATAAGATTAATGATTTGGGAGAATTGCTGAAGCACATTCTTCCCTCCCCATGagtctccttaaaaaaaaaaaaagaaaaaagaaaaaaaaaaaaagaaaggctgtTTTAATCCAAGCCTATCAAAGGGGCACTATCTCCCtttcaattttctgctttctttgattccacttttatatgtatttgtgtctCCTCAAATAGTGAGTTTAGAAGTTAATTCTCTTGTGGTGAAACAACAGCTCTCTCTAAATTGTTCCTCTCTGTTGACTAAGAGCAGTTCAGTAAAGAGGAGttaaggagggaggggaggcaaAGAAGGGTGACTTGTAAAAAATAACGAGCCCCTTctcattttctgttctttatagATCAGTTACCGGACCAAAAAtctgaaattaaaataactgaatcaAAGAGTTGGAAATTTAGGCACAGAAAGAGTCACTtgaggcagaaaaggaaaaccTCAGAGAATTTTGAGCGGTCATAGGGTCTGAGTATCTTGAGGCAAATATAGTCCCACTAACTGACCTTGGGCAGCTCGGTATTGGAACTTGATACAAAGTATAATGTGTTTCTCTCCAGTGCTGTCCATGCTTCTCATCGTGTGAAATGGCCAGGGTTCTCTCCTTTGAACTATATTCAATTGGAGTTGCtcctttctttgttgttttcCTGTAGatccttcttccccatccccctccTGCAATTTAATCATTGTTTACCCTTTTCATtcacttctttaaaaattgtGAGTGCTTGTTCTcactcttttgttctgttttatgcAAGCTCTTATTGTAAAGTTTAGGAACCCCTGTTGTAGCTATCACTAAATAATTATGCACTAACTACAAAAGTTTTGTTCCTTGTTTATTGAGTTTGGaggtaaaatgtatttttctacaTTATGGCTTACTGCTTAGTAAAATTTATTTCGTAAATCAATTTTGTCATATTAAAATGTGTAGTGTTCACATACTGTTCAGTTCTACCCAATGATAAATCATTTTAACATCATCTTTATATGTATGAGTactatcttactttttttttttttttgtcaagagtGAGACAAAATAGCCTCTATCAGTTCCAGAGAATTTCCTGGTCCTCTTTGACTAAAGAAGGCCTGTCTATTTGCTTCTTGTCATGACACTGAACATATTCTAGAGGAATCTCTATACAAAAATATCCCAACCTAATCTCCTCCCCAAAAAAGTAACATCAGAGAATCCAGTCAGTTACTCCCCCAAATTTGTcactgatttctttaaaaaaaaaaaaaaaagacaacatgtaaagtttaaaaaagctttcattttcctttacgATTTGATCAGTATGAAGacataaatcaaagaaaacagaattggATTTGCAATCCCAAGTCGGATGGATACTGCAAGCGGATCGCATTGCAAACAGTAGTACCACAGAGACATTCGATCTGTGCCCAAGTCTTGTGTATGAAATCAGTCCCTTTAATTTTGCATTCTCCTCAGGCAATGTGACGCAGGATGCAGTTTGCAGCTTTCGTGCCTTTCTTCGCCTTTTAAATCGCCACGAACACAGATGGCTATTTAGTGGCCCTACAATGCTGCAACACATCAGCTTGCATTTTAgtcttaattatttatttctttggtaATGGGCAGACTTTTCTGTGTTTGTGTCAGCTATAGTAGTGAAATAGGACTCtagttaacattttatttatgaagTATAATTTAATGTTCCAGTGGCTAGCTGCAAACATTATATAGATATCACATAGATTAACCTTTTGTATACTTTTTAGTAAGCCAAGAGCCTTACCAAATTGGATCAGATTTAAGCTACAGTCATCATTTAGGTAGATGTCAGTCTTGAAGATCTTATTTTGTGTGCAACTGATTATAAAAACTTAAACAAGTATGACTACACACATGATATCTATAACTAGGACTTTGATAACTGTTATATAAGTGTGTAAAATTtgtattaataaatttttgtaaacAATGCAACCTCGTCTAATGTTTGGAGAAAAAAGACATctagagaaaaatgtgaaatcttTATAcccttaaaatttttctaaagtaatagattttctttagaaaaaaatattttttcctgtttagaatacatatctatctatataattaCCTATGTATTTTCATGAACCAACATTTGGTTGATGAGTTACTGGATTCAAGTAATTTAAAATAGCTGTTGAACATGGAATATAGAACATAGAAGATATAAGTTGCTAAATAGTTGAAAATATTGGAACATTAATAAAAGACACAACTAAGATTAAATTGGGTCCTTAaggaacatttattttataacattttaaatgctAGAGAGCATAGATTAGCAGCATGGGATAAAAGATCTTCTGTGTCTCTTTATTAAgtaattttgtacatttaaaatgcttttttttttgcatttaaagttaatttaaagCATCTGTTTTGGAAGTTTAAACAATATGTAGCAAGAGATAGGAAAAAAGTTTCATTAAAAATGCACTTGTagcaatcaaaaagcatttttgcATAGAGTTAATTAATTAACTTTAAAAGGAGTTATATCTACTTGGCTAGAGGAAAAGTATAAAGGCATTtggaaattataatatttatcaaTTCACATTAATAGGATCttgaaagcaaaaatagaagCTTGAGATCACCTACTGGTCTTTAGAGGGACTGGAAAATTTTCAGCATCCTTTGCAAGCTCATGATTATTCTGGTTAAATCAGATGCTggtattaaagtattttataaaaagttGCTCATTATTGAATTCATGTTGTCAGACTTCTCATTCTAAGACTATACCAATGGGATTAATCAAtaaaagagattatttaaaaagagtaaataaattaaaacaataacaaaagttggcaagattttaaaatttgtgttacAAAGTTTCATCTGTATGTTGAGTGAGTGCTTAGAAAATTGTTCTTTAGATCTTAGCTCAGTATAGTTATGTAAGACATTTAAGACAGACTGGTGAGGACCATGTTTTCTATAATCTGTAAACACTaacatataatagaaaaaataattgtgcTAGGTACTAATTTTAGCCTTTTAGTATTTTTGTTGGATAAAATAGCTTTTCCCCCCCATTAATCACACTCTCTTCCTACTCCCTAAGCAACCAGGTAGTAAGTGATCTTACGGTAatactataaaaggaaaaatggaaactcTAAGAGTCAACTTTAAACTTCAGAGAGggattcttccttccttccttccttccttccttccttccttccttccttccttccttccttccttccttccttccttccctccttctttccttccttctttccttccctttctatctctgtttctgtctctgtcgctTTGTCTCTCCTTCCTGAATGATTCTTGAGCTGtagctcccagagaacaattctAACCAAGTTTACTTAAAATGGCAGTATTTTCTTGTGAAGGACAGTTCAAGATAATTATTTTCTTGGTAGATTTGATTCTAAATTTAGTTCCCTTAGAAGATCCATAAGTCAGTATTGTAAGTAAGGCTAGAAACattcatcttttgttttattttccttttttcttttttttttgtttgattggaAAGGCCCAACTTAATAATAGAGTTTAGAGGTCTGGTTATGGAAAATGGGATAACGAAGAAAAAAGTCTAAGGCGGGGAGGGAGcaagatttatgtgaattttaataaataaatgataaagctTAGTATCCATAAACATATGCAAATCAATGAACTAGGTCCATATATTATCCAGGTACCCACTGGATGTAATTTAGACCCCTTTGGAAGTTTCAGTAATTCTTTTAGGCAATGAAGACTACTGAATTGTCTTGAAAGAATTGAAAGATTCATCTACTAAATATCTCTATTGGATGTCCAGTTATTCCTACAAACCCATGAGTGACCTTTATGTTAATACCCCCAATTTTCTTAGAAAAGCCATGagaaggcaagatttgaaaattgttcccctctatatttatatttgtatccttatATGTTCAGTTTGTCCCTTGGCTCTTGAAAACATGTGAAGTAACATCACAAAACCCAGACACATATATCACAGTGAACAGAATTTTCTGCccttagaaataaatgtaatccCTCACTCCACCACCTTGTATGTTGTAAATTATCTTGCTTACTTGTATACTTAGTTTTATCTTTCAGTAACCCAAAGTTAgattgatgactttttttttttaatttttatgaaatataagGTAGCTTTCATTCATCCTCTCTATCCCTAAACAAGTCAGAGTCTCTTAGGATCAGAAATCTAGAATAAAGAGGGGCGGGGCCTTGGAGATCATAGAGATCAACCCTTTCATTGTATAGATAAGGacattgaggcccagagaagtgaagtgaatcatgcaatattatataaacaatgCTTTgtagaaccagaatttgaactcatcttctttgactccaagttcaggaTTTTCCTCACTGTACCATGAGGTAGCTCAaatcctttccaatcttcttttgaagaaaaacaaatccatttGTCTTCTCATATCATTTCAACCACCTTAAATTAGATAGTTCATTTTCTATAcctgaaataattttcctaaattgGCTTTCTTAGTCTTTCAATTCATTGCGAAAGTgtcaattcattaattttcctaaagcatccTATTTGTACTAACATTTCTTGGCTCAAAAATATCCAGCGGTTTTTTATTGCTTCCAGAATGAAGTCAAGGGTCTCTAAAATCTAACTCCACTCTATTTAGCCAATCTTTGCTTTCACTACTCCTTAACATGAGTTCTCTGTCGTAAATGGTTTCTTGATTATTTATCAGACACAACTCTGCCTGAAATgttcttctgctttttctttgcCATACTAACCATTTTTAAGATTCAAACAGTAGGTCTTTTATAGCACTGTTCTTGATTTTGCCAATTCTTGGGGATCATTTCCTTGTCTAAAATTTTATACTAATTATCTCTATTCGTGTGAATACTTAATCACACACTGCCTCAAATTATTACCTACCTTTTGTATATATGAAAGGATGAGTGAGATtttaatcccatttcagaaactcccagttgtgtgaccctttaACCTAGTTAACTTGCCAGAAGCTgattttactcatttataaaatggggataataataacacctcaagacaatatttataagtgctttgcaaatcttaaaaaaatcctTTGCATATATAAGGTATGAGTCTAATTTGCCTTTCCAACTAAATTATTAATTGCTAATagaaataaacaatattttttagaTACCTGAAATGATTTGAAGAACATATAATTTCAATAAGTCCTCAGTGAATGAAGTAACTAAAACTTGGAAGAATTTGGCTAAATGTGTCATCAAGAATGTGggcctttttttcttgtttttcaataGGACTAACAACCATGCCAAAAAGAGTATGAGATAAGCTTATTAATGGTGACTCAAGCTTGGAAAAACTTATAGAAAATGAATgccaaattaattatttattccaTTAGTATTATGTAGCTAGGGTTTATGATTATGTCAGTAACTAGATTGAAGTTACAAGGGCTCTAGTTTAGTTCTTTGATAAGGGGAAAAATATTGAACTTTCTAACTAAAGAAGGTACCTCAAGGTACCAATACTTCTTTCTAAATTGAGGAAAGAGGGATTTTTTATAATGGTGATTGGGGAATGAACTGTTCTCAAAGTAATAATTAACTGAACAGTTATCTATTGCTGTAAAAGAAACTTCTTTCTTAAacctaattatttaatttgaaacaTGAGGTCACAGACAGCGAAAAGGACATAAATGGGCCTGAAGAGTGCTAATTAAAACCCCCCgaacaatagtatttcaataTTACAAAAGGTGATGCCATCAGGTCCCATTTTCTTAGTATTATCTTTGAGCTACATTATAGGAGAGGGTGTGGGTTGGGTGGAATATTACTTATAGACGTTAGAAAAAGCATATAGGATAgtctaatcaattttttttcatatacaaaaagaaaaaaataagcccTCTGCTTAGCTAGATTAGTTTTTGGAAAGCAGACAAATCTGTTCCTAGAATTATTCTTGAAACCTTTTACTTGTGATAACAACCTTGACCAGTCTTGATAACTGGTGGAAAGCCAGGATACTGACTTGAGCATCAAGAGATATAAAGGCAACTGTCTGGTGGAGGATTTCTAAGATAGATACAGAAAAGAGTCACATGGGGTGGGAAGGCATAGATATATCATAATCTGTACCATTGGAAAAGGCACTCACATCAATGATGTTACAGGTCATTTGATGCTTTGAAGAAAGTTTAAGAGAGACTAGCAAGAAAACTATTCAGAACCTATGCCTAGTTATTACTTGTttttatgtaaaatagataacaaaatataCTACGATCATATGCCTATCAGTTAGGATATCTAATTGTTTAAGCTTATATTTCCTGTATATAAATAAACTCATTTGGAAGCTGTAGTATTTCTTTTTGGCAATTTAGATCTCAAACTACAGTACACTTATTTTCTTTGAGGATACATTTCTGATtgtatgtattcatattttaacattttattatttaaataccaTAAAGCATTGGGAGAAGAAACAATAAATGTCTTTAAAGAACAAGAAGGTTCATTTCATGAAGAATGGTGACTATTCTCTCTGCTTACTAAGGTAGTCATAACTCATTTTTATATACCAATTTACCATTTAGAAAccactattcttttaaaaatgtagattattatctacatttttacAAACGAGAAACTTTGGACTTACAGATGTAAAGTGAAATAGCCAGCAGCTTACAGCTGGTAAATGATAGAGCTGGGGGTCTCACCTAAGTTTTTGCACTCCATTGTTTacctatttcattttcctttttggcaaaacagataaaaataccTGGAGAATTCAAATTATATGTGAAAGACTTTGTAGTTTAATTAATAGAAGAATTGAGACTGTTCTGACTCAACCACTGCTAATGTAAaagtctttcctcttttctcttcctcctcccctcaaaCCTGGACAAACTCTTTAAATGTATACAATGTGTCAGCTGGGCCCCAGTCTTTTATTACTAATGTGCATAATTTTTGGATGAAATTTCTGGTATCTGTCCCTCACTCACAAGAACCTTGGGAATTTCAGCACCATAATCATTTTGAATTTCCCCAAAGAATTATTAATTCCTCTGCAAGCTCTCAAACAAACAAGATTATAtatgtgctctatccattgctgcTCCTATCAAATACATTTAACTAACAAAAATGCTTAATGGGACTGTATCTCAAACCTTCAATCATCaggaaaattctttattttctggaTAGTAGAAAatagtgtttttttcccctttggtgaATATCATCTTGCCTCAGTACTTATTCAATATACATTATTCAGTGTTAATGAAAGGATAGGTCTGGGATATTCCTGAGAAAATGTGGTATCCTCTTGGGTCAATCTCTCAATTTTCAAGACTAAGGTCTTCAGGTTTATTCTGGTATTCATTTCAATGGTTTTTCCCCCCTCCATTCTGGCTTCTGGGTGCACATTGTTTTCAACAGGGGATATGATAAAGAGGTAATTCTATAGATCTTCATGCTTCTTCATGTCactgtcttttctctttataatctGTAAATCTCCTGTAATACTCAGAAACATATCCTTACTTCTGCATATATCCCTGGCATAACCTTGAATGATGGCAGAGAGCTTAAAATTcctgtatatatacagataaagtAACTGAGGCTGACACAGGGTTATATTATTCCACTAGTGAAAGTTAGAATTAGGATTGTCAGGTCCAGTACTCCTATATCATGCCCACCGACATGAACAGAGCAAGAAATACAAACTGAAAACATGGGATTTCTATGGATGTTTGTATGCTACCTGTACACAATGAattatgcaaaaaattttaagaggCCCCTTAATAAGATatatagattttgttttattgtgaaGTCAGAAATCATTAAGTAAAAGGaggtttaaatttatttttttgacatATGCTTCTTGTGTGTCATCCTTGTtctactgaataaataaattgtattCTCCATTATtaatcctctggaatcatggtcaGTCATTTTGttgataagaatttttaaatctttcaaagttgcttaTGCCCTTACAATGTTGTACAATTGGTCTCCATGCATAGTTTTAATCattatgggaatttgttttgcttgcctATCTGTATTTGTTGTTAAgtgttatctttttcttcttttttttttccaccaatgggtagaagggagaaaaatgttttttaattaaaaacagttaaagaataaaatacattataGCATGCAAACTGCTTCACAGATTATGACTGAGAAACATATCTTTTAAAGGATGCCATGTGATAAGAAGACATAATGTTGGGAAATACATTAGATTTGGAGTTGGGAAACCCAAGTTTGAATCTCAGGACTGTTATTACCTATGTGGCCCtcggtaagtcatttaatccctttgtaattcatttttgtcattcttaaAGTAAAGGGATAttacaagatgattttttttccagctttgatTCTTATGACAATGCTATTATTTCAACTGGATAGTGGGGCTCTCCTAGATCGGCTTAAAGCAATCCCACATGatacacttactaactgtgtgatgctgggaaagtcatttaacttttctggggctcattttttctcatttataaaaagaagaggtGGGACTCGAtatttaagattccttccagctctacatttataattatgtaagcctataattaaaaaatatattcagaggCCTGGTTCAGTTCTTTGGATTTTACCCCTTTTTGATCACTTGGTTATTTATCAATATTcttaaaggagagagggaagataaatgaaaaaaaaagaaagagaaaagctacTTTGTCAGCTTTTCTCATTGCTAGAAATTCTAGTCTAAGTTTCTACGGACAAGGATCTTGAAAAagccaaaatatattttcaggatcatagatctggaattgaataaaataaaatcctgctgtatcacaggtgaggaaactgaggatcaaagaCACTTTTCCCAATATCACACAAGTAGTTAATGGAACTACTGTGATACAAAAGATCTAGTGACTCcaatttcaatattcttttttgtgcACCAGGCTCCCGTTATAGAAGGGATTGGTTTTTCCTTATCAGCATGAAAAGAAAGGTGAGCTTTTGTTTAAGATGTAATaagagagttattttcttctatcaTTAATCCTTTGCATGCAACTCATATTGGAAGAGTGGTTTCCTTACAGCTTCTTACTGAAGGAAGAACGAAAGAGTACAAGTCTAAAGAAAAGGATatggtggggcagctagatggctagagcaccagccctgaaatcaagagaggctgagttcaaatctggtctcagaaacttaatacttcctacctgtgtgatcctgggcaagtcactttacctcaaatgcctcagcaaaaaaaaaaaaaaaaaaaaaaaggctatagTTTCTTAAACTAGGAAATTTAATAAGTTGATTTGCTCATTCTTTATTTGCTTATGCTTTAAGACAGGTCACTTCTCTGTgctacagtttcttcatctctaaacaAGAAGGATGGATCAGATAGACTTTAAGTCCCTTtcagtctaaatctatgattctaaggtGTCCTAGACat of the Sarcophilus harrisii chromosome 1, mSarHar1.11, whole genome shotgun sequence genome contains:
- the ADCYAP1 gene encoding pituitary adenylate cyclase-activating polypeptide isoform X1, coding for MAMCSKATLALLIYGILMHSSVYCSPTAGLQFPAFRLEDEAYDEDGNTLQDFAFDNNRLGLGNTASMLGDVYTLYYPPEERETDDILNKAYRKVLGQLSARKYLHSLMAKRIGMGSGVEDDTEPLSKRHSDGIFTDSYSRYRKQMAVKKYLAAVLGKRYKQRVKNKGRRIAFL
- the ADCYAP1 gene encoding pituitary adenylate cyclase-activating polypeptide isoform X2; its protein translation is MAMCSKATLALLIYGILMHSSVYCSPTAGLQFPAFSRLEDEAYDEDGNTLQDFAFDNNRLGLGNTASMLGDVYTLYYPPEERETDDILNKAYRKVLGQLSARKYLHSLMAKRIGMGSGVEDDTEPLSKRHSDGIFTDSYSRYRKQMAVKKYLAAVLGKRYKQRVKNKGRRIAFL